A window from Chryseobacterium vaccae encodes these proteins:
- a CDS encoding sugar O-acetyltransferase, with protein MTEKEKCAVGLLYDANYDKELIRERMACKDLCLEYNQLKNSDTQKRNEVIRKIIKDTGVNICIEPSFWCDYGYNIEVGENFYANHNLTILDCAKVTFGDNVFIGPNCSFYTAGHPLDAEQRNKGLEYAHPITVGNNVWLGGNVVVLPGVSIGNNAVIGAGSVITKDIPHHVVAVGNPCRVIKNIEENNTF; from the coding sequence ATGACAGAGAAGGAAAAATGTGCAGTAGGATTGCTTTATGATGCTAATTACGATAAAGAACTGATCCGCGAAAGAATGGCCTGTAAAGATCTGTGTCTGGAATATAATCAGTTAAAAAATTCGGATACTCAGAAAAGAAATGAAGTGATTCGGAAAATCATTAAAGATACGGGGGTAAACATTTGTATAGAACCGTCTTTCTGGTGTGATTACGGATATAATATCGAGGTTGGAGAAAATTTTTATGCCAATCATAATCTTACCATTCTGGATTGTGCCAAAGTAACCTTCGGTGACAATGTTTTCATAGGCCCAAACTGTAGTTTTTATACCGCGGGACATCCGTTAGATGCTGAACAGAGAAATAAAGGTCTGGAGTACGCCCATCCCATTACTGTAGGGAATAATGTGTGGCTGGGTGGAAATGTCGTGGTATTGCCGGGAGTATCTATCGGAAATAATGCTGTGATAGGAGCCGGAAGTGTAATAACTAAAGATATTCCTCACCATGTTGTAGCAGTGGGAAATCCGTGCAGGGTTATAAAGAATATTGAAGAAAACAACACATTTTAA
- a CDS encoding M61 family metallopeptidase → MKKTTLTLGLFAALMANAQSIKTTIDLVHVKDDKVAVTMEFPKMKSGDVKFHFPKTVPGTYSEDDYGRFVEGIKFYDNKGKELTYTKVNDNTYSLKNAQSLTKVTYLVNDSFDEEMDASKHKAVFSPSGTNIEEGKVYLINTHGFIGYIDNMQDVPYQLVVQKPADFYGTTALVDQDKSDSTDTYTLANYAKVTDSPLMYTKPDYVTFNAGGMDLVLGVYSATGKYKAADFKDNIEKMVVAQKKFLGDMNTNKKYAIMLYLSGGNGPNIKGFGALEHHESTSVVLPEAMPKNAIDKTLTDVVSHEFFHTVNPLKTHSEEIHYFDYSDPKMSQHLWMYEGGTEYFANLFQIQEGLINKDEFLERIGEKITNSKNYDDTMPFTVMSKNVLKEPYKDQYRNVYEKGALLAMCLDIELRKLSNGEMGYRDMIRKLSQRFGENKPFKDDKLIDELVAVTGYPQVKDFYNKYIAGNQPTPYAEYLNMVGVTVNKQEIPPIFWFIKDPNLTGYNEKNKTLVFEETAALSTFSKNIGLKSTDEILALDGKSIDIQKMQDFVGYARSIKEGQEVTVTILRNNAGKSEKMTLKGKAVLDKMSIETLQYKANPTPAEQKLQNQWLTGKK, encoded by the coding sequence ATGAAAAAAACCACACTCACTCTCGGGCTTTTTGCCGCTTTAATGGCCAACGCCCAATCTATCAAAACAACAATTGATCTTGTTCATGTAAAAGATGACAAAGTAGCTGTTACCATGGAGTTTCCTAAAATGAAATCAGGAGACGTAAAATTCCATTTTCCTAAAACAGTTCCGGGTACTTATTCTGAAGATGATTACGGAAGATTTGTAGAAGGGATTAAATTCTATGACAACAAAGGCAAAGAACTTACTTATACTAAAGTAAATGACAATACATATTCACTTAAAAATGCCCAAAGCCTGACGAAAGTAACCTACCTGGTGAACGACAGTTTTGATGAAGAAATGGATGCTTCCAAACATAAAGCAGTATTTTCTCCATCAGGAACCAATATTGAGGAAGGAAAAGTATACCTGATCAATACCCACGGTTTTATCGGCTATATTGATAATATGCAGGATGTTCCTTATCAGCTGGTGGTTCAGAAGCCTGCAGATTTTTATGGAACGACCGCTCTTGTAGACCAGGATAAATCCGATTCTACAGATACTTACACATTAGCCAACTATGCAAAGGTTACAGATTCGCCGTTAATGTACACCAAGCCAGATTATGTTACTTTTAATGCCGGAGGAATGGATCTGGTATTAGGGGTTTATTCTGCAACAGGAAAATATAAAGCTGCCGATTTTAAAGATAATATAGAAAAAATGGTGGTTGCCCAAAAGAAATTCTTAGGCGACATGAATACCAATAAGAAATATGCGATCATGCTTTATCTTTCCGGAGGTAACGGACCAAATATCAAAGGTTTTGGAGCTTTGGAACATCATGAATCCACAAGTGTGGTTCTTCCGGAAGCCATGCCTAAAAACGCGATCGATAAAACCCTTACCGATGTGGTTTCCCATGAGTTTTTCCATACCGTAAATCCTCTGAAAACCCATTCTGAAGAGATTCATTATTTTGATTATTCAGACCCGAAAATGTCCCAGCATCTTTGGATGTATGAAGGCGGAACGGAATATTTCGCGAACCTGTTCCAGATTCAGGAAGGCCTGATTAATAAAGATGAGTTTCTTGAAAGAATCGGAGAGAAAATCACCAACTCCAAGAATTATGATGATACCATGCCATTCACGGTGATGAGTAAAAATGTTCTGAAGGAGCCTTATAAAGATCAATACAGAAACGTTTACGAAAAAGGAGCCCTGCTTGCCATGTGCCTGGATATTGAACTGAGAAAATTATCCAACGGAGAAATGGGCTATCGTGATATGATCAGAAAGTTATCTCAAAGATTCGGAGAAAATAAACCGTTCAAAGATGACAAGCTGATTGATGAACTGGTTGCAGTAACCGGATATCCGCAGGTAAAAGATTTCTACAATAAATATATTGCCGGAAACCAGCCAACCCCTTATGCAGAATACCTGAATATGGTAGGTGTAACGGTTAACAAGCAGGAAATCCCACCTATCTTCTGGTTTATTAAAGATCCGAATCTTACCGGCTATAACGAAAAAAATAAAACCCTTGTTTTTGAAGAAACCGCAGCGTTGTCTACCTTCTCAAAAAACATTGGTTTAAAAAGTACCGACGAAATTTTAGCATTGGACGGAAAATCCATTGATATTCAGAAGATGCAGGATTTTGTAGGTTATGCAAGATCAATCAAAGAAGGTCAGGAAGTTACTGTTACCATTCTTAGAAACAACGCAGGAAAAAGCGAGAAGATGACCCTTAAAGGAAAAGCCGTTCTGGATAAGATGAGTATAGAAACTCTTCAGTACAAAGCCAATCCTACACCTGCAGAGCAGAAACTGCAGAATCAGTGGCTGACAGGGAAGAAATAA
- a CDS encoding sensor histidine kinase — MRKSIFARLNNWIIFVVMTALVVAIVVSSTILINFLRKEEIKRVDILVSALKFQQEVTTPSLEVQELVLQIYSSNTTIPVIILDKDDRPVEHKNIPQEIENDSEEIVMLAKKMGKNYPPIELKFSNQNNQFVYYDNSRVLNNLRYSPYILGLFILLYFGFSFWFFRTIKKTDEGYLWAGLAKETAHQIGTPLSSMIGWMEIMKLETPDSEGVYEIEKDIERLRTISERFSKIGSVPELNDMNFNETILENYDYLKTRISKKVKFSLHLPVYTVMLPHNKILMSWVIENLVKNAVDAMKGEGILDMYVFERNKNILVEVKDTGSGMTKQQARNAFKPGYSTKKRGWGLGLSLARRVIHEYHNGDIKISQTEVGKGTTFRITIKKA, encoded by the coding sequence GTGAGGAAATCCATATTTGCCAGATTGAATAACTGGATTATTTTTGTTGTAATGACTGCTTTGGTGGTTGCCATAGTAGTATCATCTACCATATTAATCAATTTCTTGCGTAAAGAAGAAATTAAAAGGGTTGATATTCTAGTAAGTGCTCTGAAATTCCAGCAGGAAGTAACCACTCCAAGTTTAGAAGTCCAGGAGCTGGTTCTCCAGATCTATAGTTCCAATACAACCATTCCTGTTATTATTTTAGATAAGGATGACCGCCCTGTTGAACATAAAAATATTCCCCAGGAAATTGAAAATGATTCTGAAGAGATTGTCATGCTGGCCAAAAAAATGGGCAAAAATTATCCTCCTATTGAACTGAAATTTTCTAATCAGAATAATCAGTTTGTTTATTATGATAATTCACGTGTTCTTAATAATCTGCGATATTCACCTTATATTCTGGGGTTGTTTATTCTGTTGTATTTTGGTTTTTCATTCTGGTTTTTCAGGACTATTAAAAAGACGGATGAGGGATATCTCTGGGCAGGTTTGGCGAAAGAAACAGCCCACCAGATCGGAACTCCTTTATCTTCAATGATTGGCTGGATGGAAATCATGAAGCTGGAAACCCCGGACTCTGAAGGAGTTTATGAAATTGAAAAAGACATTGAAAGACTGAGGACAATCTCCGAACGTTTTTCAAAGATCGGTTCCGTTCCTGAGCTGAACGATATGAATTTCAATGAAACGATTCTGGAAAATTATGACTATCTGAAAACACGGATTTCGAAAAAAGTAAAATTCAGCCTGCATCTTCCTGTCTATACTGTTATGTTGCCACACAACAAGATCCTGATGAGCTGGGTAATTGAAAACCTGGTGAAAAATGCAGTAGATGCCATGAAAGGCGAAGGCATTCTCGATATGTATGTTTTTGAAAGAAACAAAAATATTCTGGTCGAAGTAAAAGATACCGGAAGCGGAATGACCAAACAGCAGGCAAGAAATGCTTTCAAACCGGGATATTCAACTAAAAAAAGAGGCTGGGGACTGGGACTTTCATTAGCCAGAAGAGTGATTCATGAATACCATAACGGAGATATTAAAATTTCTCAGACAGAAGTAGGTAAGGGAACAACTTTCAGAATTACTATTAAAAAAGCTTAA
- the fsa gene encoding fructose-6-phosphate aldolase, with translation MKFFIDTANLEQIKEARDLGILDGVTTNPSLMAKEGIQGSEAIKNHYKAICELVDGDISAEVLSTTYEEMIKEGEELAAIHENIVVKIPMIKDGIKALKYFSDKGIKTNCTLIFSAGQALLAAKAGATYVSPFLGRLDDISTDGLNLIQEIRLIFDNYMYETEILAASIRHSMHIIDCAKIGADVITSPLPPILSLLKHPLTDSGLAQFIADSQKLA, from the coding sequence ATGAAATTTTTTATTGACACAGCCAATTTAGAGCAGATCAAAGAAGCAAGAGACCTTGGAATTTTAGATGGTGTTACCACGAACCCTTCCCTAATGGCAAAAGAAGGAATCCAGGGATCTGAAGCGATCAAGAATCATTATAAAGCGATCTGCGAACTTGTAGACGGTGATATTTCTGCTGAAGTACTTTCTACTACTTACGAAGAAATGATCAAAGAAGGTGAGGAATTAGCGGCTATCCATGAAAATATCGTGGTAAAGATCCCGATGATCAAAGACGGTATTAAAGCATTGAAATATTTCTCTGATAAAGGGATCAAAACGAACTGTACGTTAATCTTCTCTGCGGGGCAGGCTCTTTTAGCGGCTAAAGCAGGGGCAACTTATGTTTCTCCTTTCCTTGGAAGATTAGATGATATTTCTACTGACGGTCTTAACCTTATTCAGGAAATCAGACTGATCTTTGATAACTATATGTATGAAACGGAGATCCTTGCGGCTTCTATCCGTCACTCTATGCACATCATAGACTGTGCTAAGATTGGTGCTGATGTAATCACCTCTCCGCTTCCTCCAATCTTGAGCTTATTGAAACACCCATTAACAGACAGCGGACTGGCTCAGTTCATTGCTGATTCTCAGAAATTAGCTTAA
- a CDS encoding M1 family metallopeptidase yields MKKLTFTLLFISGFAFGQVFEKNRVFTKQDTLRGSDTQFRNFWDVKKYDLSVEPDFEQKSIKGYNKISFEITKDVTNPVFQIDLQQPMKADQVEGSFPITGYKQDGDFIFVTSKKKFKKGEKYTMNVTYSGNPVIAKKAPWDGGWIFTKDEKGNPWMSVADQAEGSSLWLPTKDIWSDEPDNGIIMKIITPNELAGVGNGRLIDKKTEGSKTIYTWEVKNPINDYSIIPNIGKYVNFKDTFNGEKGKLDLDYWVLDYNLEKAKKQFQQVKPMLSAFEYWFGPYPFYEDSYKLVDSPYLGMEHQSNVAYGNGYQNGYLGRDLSGTGVGLNWDYIIIHESGHEWFANNITAKDMADMWIHESFTMYSEVLFTEKYMDKKSADIYAQGLHNTIMNDIPIIGHYGVRSEGSGDMYPKGASMIHTIRQVINNDEKFRQILRGMNKDFYHKTVTTKQIEDYISTKAGIDLSSIFDQYLRTTKIPTLEYSQDNETLKFRYTNTVKNLKLPIRIDGEQTINPTEQWQTVKLKKNTPVEWNKNYYVYYIKAQ; encoded by the coding sequence ATGAAAAAGCTGACGTTCACTCTTCTCTTTATTTCAGGGTTTGCTTTCGGGCAGGTCTTTGAAAAAAACAGAGTTTTCACCAAACAGGACACTTTAAGGGGTTCTGACACCCAGTTCCGGAACTTTTGGGATGTAAAAAAATACGACCTTTCTGTAGAACCAGATTTTGAGCAGAAAAGTATTAAAGGTTACAATAAGATCAGCTTTGAAATCACCAAAGATGTTACAAATCCTGTTTTCCAGATCGATTTGCAGCAGCCTATGAAAGCAGATCAAGTGGAAGGCAGCTTTCCCATTACCGGTTATAAGCAGGATGGTGATTTTATTTTCGTAACATCTAAAAAGAAATTTAAAAAAGGTGAAAAATACACCATGAATGTCACGTACTCCGGAAACCCTGTGATTGCTAAAAAAGCACCCTGGGACGGAGGCTGGATCTTCACCAAGGATGAAAAAGGGAATCCCTGGATGAGTGTTGCTGATCAGGCAGAAGGCTCGTCACTCTGGCTGCCTACCAAAGATATCTGGAGCGATGAACCGGATAACGGTATTATTATGAAGATCATCACTCCCAATGAACTTGCAGGAGTAGGAAACGGAAGACTGATTGATAAAAAAACCGAGGGCAGTAAAACAATATATACATGGGAAGTGAAAAATCCGATCAATGACTATTCTATCATTCCGAATATCGGAAAGTATGTCAACTTTAAAGACACTTTTAACGGTGAAAAAGGAAAGCTCGATCTGGATTACTGGGTACTCGATTATAATCTTGAAAAAGCAAAAAAACAGTTCCAGCAGGTAAAGCCAATGCTCTCAGCGTTTGAATACTGGTTCGGACCTTATCCTTTTTATGAGGACTCCTACAAACTCGTAGACTCTCCGTATCTCGGCATGGAGCATCAGAGCAATGTGGCCTATGGAAACGGATATCAGAACGGATACCTCGGAAGAGATCTTTCGGGAACCGGAGTTGGCCTGAACTGGGATTATATCATCATCCACGAAAGCGGCCATGAATGGTTTGCCAACAATATTACAGCGAAAGATATGGCAGATATGTGGATTCATGAAAGCTTTACCATGTATTCCGAAGTTCTTTTCACTGAAAAATATATGGATAAAAAATCGGCAGATATTTATGCCCAGGGACTTCATAACACGATTATGAATGATATCCCGATCATTGGCCATTACGGAGTAAGAAGTGAAGGAAGCGGTGATATGTATCCTAAGGGAGCCAGTATGATCCACACGATAAGACAGGTCATCAATAACGATGAAAAGTTCAGACAGATCTTAAGAGGAATGAACAAGGATTTCTATCATAAAACTGTTACCACCAAACAGATTGAGGATTATATTTCAACCAAAGCAGGAATTGATCTTTCAAGTATTTTTGATCAGTATCTGAGAACGACCAAAATTCCGACCCTGGAATACTCACAGGATAACGAAACTTTAAAATTCCGCTATACCAATACGGTAAAAAATCTTAAGCTTCCGATAAGAATTGACGGGGAACAAACCATTAACCCGACAGAGCAATGGCAAACGGTAAAGTTAAAGAAAAATACCCCGGTTGAGTGGAATAAGAACTATTATGTATATTATATAAAAGCTCAGTAA
- the pepE gene encoding dipeptidase PepE, translated as MNIILASTSTIFGGEYLEYLREELIQLYKGVDEIVFVPFARPGGISHDEYTAKAQSFFETIHIKVRGLHEFEDKAEALHHAQGYFTGGGNTFLLVKTLHEEGLMSVLKENVEKGKAYLGCSAGSNIGGQNMKTTNDMPIVYPPSFDCMGLVPFNINPHYLDPNPDLKHNGETRETRIKEFLTQNDIKVVGLREGNWIRKINERITVEGSELTRIFEKDKEPYEIEAGSAV; from the coding sequence ATGAACATCATATTAGCCTCAACATCTACCATTTTCGGTGGAGAATACCTGGAATACTTAAGAGAAGAATTAATTCAGTTATATAAAGGAGTGGACGAAATTGTGTTTGTCCCTTTTGCAAGACCCGGTGGGATTTCTCATGATGAGTATACCGCAAAAGCACAATCTTTTTTTGAAACCATTCATATTAAGGTGAGAGGACTGCATGAATTTGAGGATAAGGCAGAAGCTTTACATCATGCTCAAGGATATTTTACAGGCGGAGGAAATACTTTTTTGCTGGTTAAAACATTACATGAAGAAGGATTGATGTCCGTTTTAAAGGAAAATGTAGAAAAAGGGAAAGCGTATTTAGGCTGTAGTGCGGGAAGCAACATCGGAGGGCAGAATATGAAAACCACGAATGATATGCCGATTGTTTATCCACCAAGTTTTGACTGTATGGGGCTGGTTCCTTTCAATATCAATCCGCATTATCTTGACCCGAATCCTGATCTTAAACATAATGGAGAAACCAGAGAAACCCGTATTAAAGAATTTCTGACTCAGAATGACATCAAAGTCGTAGGCCTAAGAGAAGGAAACTGGATCAGAAAGATTAATGAGAGGATCACTGTGGAAGGAAGTGAACTGACAAGAATTTTTGAAAAAGACAAAGAACCCTACGAAATAGAAGCAGGAAGTGCTGTGTAA
- a CDS encoding GLPGLI family protein: protein MKKSIFLFCLLSGLFFYGQSQRFTYEYKFIIDSTAKDKQEAEMMFLDISPKGSKFYSKDYFESDSIMNANFEKQIKSGTTDLQLTGMKFKGKVRYSIEKSYPDYSVNYYTILATDEYQVQDGRTQNWKILPNKAKIGEFSTQKATCEFAGRKWTAWFTTDLPIQDGPYKFHGLPGLIVKLEDASNSHSFELKGAKKLPAGYEWQSVKDKERYDPLIIVNENKYKKAFKDFLNDPMKGHRKMMGDGVITEVRDSTGKIIDPEKVRRDQEKRIKDNLKRQNNILEIDLLK, encoded by the coding sequence ATGAAAAAGAGTATTTTTTTGTTCTGTCTCTTATCAGGGCTATTCTTTTACGGGCAGAGCCAGCGTTTTACCTATGAGTATAAGTTTATCATTGATTCTACCGCTAAAGATAAGCAGGAGGCAGAAATGATGTTTTTGGATATTTCTCCCAAAGGATCAAAATTTTACAGCAAAGATTATTTTGAGTCTGATTCCATTATGAATGCCAATTTTGAAAAGCAGATAAAAAGCGGAACAACAGATCTTCAGCTTACAGGAATGAAATTCAAAGGAAAAGTGAGATACAGTATTGAAAAATCATATCCCGATTATTCCGTTAACTACTACACCATTTTAGCAACTGATGAATACCAGGTTCAGGACGGGAGAACGCAGAACTGGAAAATTCTTCCTAATAAAGCCAAAATAGGGGAATTTTCCACACAGAAAGCAACCTGTGAATTTGCCGGAAGAAAATGGACGGCATGGTTTACAACAGACCTGCCCATTCAGGACGGCCCGTATAAATTTCATGGTTTGCCCGGATTGATTGTGAAGCTTGAAGATGCTTCAAATTCCCATTCATTTGAGCTAAAAGGGGCTAAAAAGCTTCCTGCAGGATATGAATGGCAAAGTGTCAAAGACAAAGAACGTTATGATCCTTTGATTATAGTAAATGAAAATAAATATAAAAAGGCTTTTAAAGATTTCCTGAATGATCCAATGAAAGGGCATAGAAAAATGATGGGTGATGGTGTGATTACGGAAGTAAGAGACAGTACAGGAAAAATTATAGATCCTGAAAAAGTCAGACGGGATCAGGAAAAAAGAATAAAAGATAATTTAAAAAGGCAGAACAATATCCTCGAAATTGATCTGTTGAAATAA
- a CDS encoding YdeI/OmpD-associated family protein, with protein sequence MKKSSFTTQLEIIGINPFVFLPEDVLNKIFEASGKDKSPIPVKGTVNGIEFQQNLMKYLGEWRLYVNLTMLKNSPKRIGETIEVWVEYDDRNRSISIHPQLEEAIQASSVAVKNFENLIPSRRHELIRYINNLKTEASIQRNIEKIIRHLHGETDFFGKKIEERKD encoded by the coding sequence ATGAAAAAGAGCAGCTTTACTACCCAACTGGAAATTATCGGGATCAATCCGTTTGTTTTCCTTCCTGAAGATGTTTTAAATAAAATATTTGAAGCCTCCGGAAAGGATAAAAGTCCTATTCCGGTAAAAGGGACGGTAAATGGAATAGAATTTCAGCAGAATCTGATGAAATACCTGGGTGAATGGAGGCTGTATGTGAACCTTACCATGTTGAAAAATTCTCCCAAAAGGATTGGAGAAACTATTGAAGTTTGGGTAGAATATGATGATAGAAACAGAAGTATTTCCATTCATCCTCAATTAGAAGAAGCAATACAGGCAAGTTCTGTTGCGGTTAAAAATTTTGAAAATTTAATTCCTTCCAGAAGGCATGAGCTGATCCGCTATATCAATAATCTGAAAACTGAAGCCAGCATTCAACGGAATATTGAAAAAATTATCAGACATTTACACGGCGAAACAGACTTTTTCGGAAAAAAGATTGAAGAAAGGAAGGATTAA
- the dacB gene encoding D-alanyl-D-alanine carboxypeptidase/D-alanyl-D-alanine endopeptidase, translating to MKRTIAAFTLSTQLFFAQNISQKLDKATKDLMDSSGAVSSGLSLYVSDENGNLIYEYQGNKGLSTASTQKIFTAGAALETLGRDYTFKTTAGYSGNLSGGTLNGNLFISSNGDPTLGSWRYEAYKPEAFKKKFIEAVKSSGITKISGDLVIDDSYFDHQTIPGGWPWDDLGNYYGAGVWGVNWRENQFDININGTEFKGFSYPLENVKWLNDLKAGGNSDQSLIFTAPHSDVALINGTLPAGKTVTVSGSVPNPPLQLGAEARQWLKEAGIDLSGKVITSSQLELEGKSIEPSKKTILTYQSPTLDKIVYWFLRKSVNLYGETLIKTLGKEKKGNSSFKSGVAYLKEFWKSKGINPNMINFADGSGLSPQNYVAAKAEVQALLYAKKQSWFDAYYDGFPVQDNGMKMKSGTMRDTKSFAGYHTAKDGKKYVFSIIINNYQGSGSAELQKILNVLK from the coding sequence ATGAAAAGAACGATTGCGGCTTTTACGCTTTCAACACAGCTGTTCTTTGCCCAGAATATATCTCAGAAACTGGACAAAGCGACTAAAGATCTTATGGATTCTTCAGGTGCCGTTTCATCTGGCCTGTCATTGTATGTTTCCGATGAAAATGGTAACCTGATTTATGAATACCAGGGAAATAAAGGACTTTCTACAGCTTCAACACAAAAAATATTTACAGCGGGAGCAGCCCTTGAAACACTAGGCAGGGATTATACCTTTAAAACAACAGCCGGGTATTCCGGAAATTTGTCGGGAGGTACACTGAACGGCAATCTTTTCATCAGTTCAAACGGAGATCCTACGCTGGGCAGCTGGCGTTATGAGGCCTATAAACCTGAAGCATTTAAAAAGAAATTCATTGAAGCCGTTAAAAGCTCCGGAATCACAAAAATATCCGGTGATCTGGTGATTGATGATTCTTATTTTGACCATCAGACGATTCCGGGAGGCTGGCCCTGGGATGACCTCGGGAATTATTACGGAGCCGGAGTTTGGGGAGTTAACTGGCGTGAAAACCAATTTGATATCAATATCAACGGAACAGAGTTTAAAGGGTTTTCCTATCCTTTGGAAAATGTGAAGTGGCTGAATGACCTTAAAGCAGGAGGAAACTCTGATCAAAGCCTCATCTTTACCGCTCCACATTCTGATGTTGCATTAATAAACGGAACTTTGCCGGCTGGAAAAACCGTTACGGTTTCAGGTTCTGTGCCCAATCCGCCTTTACAGCTGGGAGCAGAAGCCAGACAATGGCTAAAGGAGGCAGGGATAGATCTTTCAGGAAAAGTAATAACCTCTTCACAGCTTGAACTGGAAGGAAAAAGTATAGAGCCTTCTAAAAAGACAATCCTTACTTACCAGTCTCCGACTTTGGATAAAATTGTCTATTGGTTTTTACGAAAAAGTGTGAATCTTTATGGGGAAACACTCATTAAAACTCTGGGGAAAGAGAAAAAAGGAAATTCAAGCTTTAAAAGCGGAGTTGCTTATCTGAAGGAGTTCTGGAAATCAAAAGGAATCAATCCGAATATGATTAATTTTGCGGATGGAAGCGGACTTTCTCCTCAGAATTATGTCGCTGCCAAAGCCGAAGTACAGGCTCTTTTATACGCGAAGAAACAATCCTGGTTTGACGCTTATTATGATGGCTTTCCGGTACAGGATAACGGAATGAAAATGAAAAGCGGAACCATGAGAGATACCAAGTCTTTTGCAGGTTATCATACGGCCAAAGACGGCAAAAAATATGTATTTTCAATCATTATTAATAATTATCAGGGAAGCGGAAGCGCAGAACTGCAGAAAATTCTGAATGTTTTAAAATAA
- a CDS encoding tetratricopeptide repeat protein, whose amino-acid sequence MKMVKVNIKNLFLGLILAGSASLVHAQTTQADKTNTPAAATTAQSNNPVIEGLKKQVEANPKDAETLAKLANAYQEASDWTNAVDTWKKISALLPDWAPSYYSQAYAYQSAKDDVNAKLAYEKYIATVKPEEVEQNKKNLAYAYFYIAFAEQKSDPNKAKEHIAKSIQYDPTNQDAVKLSQALNS is encoded by the coding sequence ATGAAAATGGTTAAAGTTAATATTAAAAATCTATTTTTAGGTTTGATACTTGCGGGAAGCGCAAGTCTTGTACATGCTCAAACTACGCAGGCGGATAAAACCAACACCCCCGCTGCAGCCACCACAGCTCAATCAAATAATCCTGTTATTGAAGGGCTTAAAAAGCAAGTTGAGGCCAATCCAAAAGATGCAGAAACACTGGCAAAACTGGCTAATGCTTACCAGGAAGCGTCCGACTGGACCAATGCTGTTGATACGTGGAAAAAAATATCCGCTTTATTACCGGATTGGGCTCCATCCTATTACAGTCAGGCCTATGCTTATCAATCTGCAAAAGATGATGTAAATGCAAAGCTGGCTTATGAAAAATATATTGCAACGGTAAAGCCTGAGGAAGTAGAGCAAAATAAAAAGAATCTGGCATATGCCTATTTCTATATTGCCTTTGCGGAACAGAAAAGTGATCCCAATAAAGCAAAAGAACATATTGCTAAATCCATACAATATGATCCTACAAACCAGGATGCTGTAAAGCTCAGCCAGGCTTTAAATTCATAA